In Myxococcales bacterium, a single window of DNA contains:
- a CDS encoding rod shape-determining protein MreC — GDLLVTSGKGKWFPKGLPVAKVTRVVKREPGRDQEIEAQPTVNFSRLDAVLILVTPPDDEEKADKAPKGKAKP, encoded by the coding sequence GGGCGATCTCCTGGTCACGAGCGGCAAGGGCAAGTGGTTCCCCAAGGGCCTGCCCGTGGCGAAGGTGACAAGGGTCGTCAAGCGCGAGCCCGGGCGCGACCAGGAGATCGAGGCCCAGCCCACCGTGAACTTCTCGCGGCTCGACGCCGTGCTCATCCTCGTCACGCCACCGGACGACGAGGAGAAGGCGGACAAGGCGCCGAAGGGGAAGGCGAAGCCGTGA